A section of the Chryseobacterium ginsenosidimutans genome encodes:
- a CDS encoding DUF3667 domain-containing protein, with protein sequence MSHGKLREEKNCLNCGHTVEERFCTHCGQENTQTRQPFYYLFTHFVEDFTHYDGQFWGTIKNLLFRPGKLTNTYLEGKRQKFVPPVKLYIFVSFITFFMFALFPPFNIDFKDKEETMISKEKSLLDKVKSVDTQKIIDSIKTQKNLSEEDSLTIKKLNAFVPDSTEMNDFKTTFEMNRKIDGTTRYGGYKNKKSYDSAAAKNPSIFDFIKKPMAHKFFELKEKGVTKGEILKNLTETSFHNLPKALFIYLPLFAFFLWIFHHKKKWWYFDHGIFTLHYFSFLLLTILFTSLLINLTNLSDLGIINTFLYLIITALVLYSIVYFFIAHHRVYHAHGAVSFLIGFVLFSINFFAFTFLVVGLALVSFLMIH encoded by the coding sequence ATGAGCCACGGAAAACTGAGAGAAGAAAAAAACTGTCTGAATTGCGGACACACTGTAGAAGAAAGGTTCTGTACACACTGCGGACAGGAAAATACACAAACCAGACAGCCGTTCTATTATCTTTTCACGCACTTTGTAGAAGATTTTACGCATTACGACGGACAGTTTTGGGGAACCATTAAAAATCTTCTTTTCAGACCAGGGAAATTAACAAATACTTATCTGGAGGGTAAAAGGCAGAAATTTGTTCCTCCTGTAAAGCTTTACATCTTTGTCAGTTTTATTACCTTTTTTATGTTTGCATTATTTCCTCCTTTTAATATTGATTTTAAAGACAAGGAGGAAACGATGATTTCAAAAGAAAAAAGTCTTCTTGATAAAGTAAAATCTGTTGATACTCAAAAGATAATTGACAGTATTAAGACTCAAAAAAACCTTAGTGAAGAAGATTCATTAACAATTAAAAAGCTTAATGCTTTCGTGCCGGATTCTACCGAAATGAATGATTTCAAGACTACTTTCGAAATGAACAGGAAAATAGACGGTACCACTAGGTATGGCGGATATAAAAACAAGAAATCCTACGATTCTGCGGCGGCAAAAAATCCTTCTATTTTTGATTTTATCAAAAAGCCAATGGCTCACAAATTTTTTGAACTTAAAGAAAAAGGTGTTACAAAAGGAGAAATACTTAAAAATCTGACAGAAACATCTTTCCACAACCTTCCGAAAGCCTTATTTATTTATCTCCCGCTTTTTGCATTCTTCCTATGGATTTTCCATCATAAGAAAAAATGGTGGTATTTCGATCACGGCATTTTTACGCTGCATTATTTTTCTTTCCTATTGCTTACTATTTTGTTTACATCACTTCTTATAAATCTGACTAACTTATCAGATTTGGGGATTATTAATACATTTTTATATTTAATAATAACCGCTTTGGTACTGTACAGTATCGTCTATTTCTTCATTGCCCACCACCGTGTTTACCACGCCCACGGAGCCGTAAGCTTTTTAATAGGATTTGTATTATTCTCTATTAATTTCTTTGCATTTACATTTCTGGTCGTTGGACTTGCTTTGGTAAGCTTCCTCATGATTCACTAA
- the rplM gene encoding 50S ribosomal protein L13: MNTLSYKTVSANKATANKEWVVVDAEGQPLGRLASTVAKILRGKHKTNFTPHVDCGDNVIVLNAGKVTLSGNKWNDKTYIWHTGYPGGQKSMTALELQKKDSLKVLEKSVKGMLPKNRLGSALLKNLYLYEGTEHKHEAQQPKTINVNEFK, from the coding sequence GTGAATACATTAAGTTACAAAACTGTTTCAGCGAACAAAGCTACTGCTAATAAAGAATGGGTTGTGGTAGACGCTGAAGGACAGCCGTTAGGAAGACTAGCTTCTACGGTTGCAAAGATTTTGAGAGGTAAGCACAAGACGAACTTTACACCTCACGTAGATTGTGGTGATAACGTAATCGTTTTGAATGCTGGGAAAGTTACTCTTTCAGGAAACAAGTGGAACGATAAGACTTATATCTGGCATACAGGTTATCCTGGAGGACAGAAGTCTATGACAGCTCTTGAACTTCAGAAAAAAGATTCTTTAAAAGTATTGGAAAAATCTGTAAAAGGTATGCTTCCAAAAAACAGATTAGGATCTGCATTGCTTAAAAACCTTTATTTATATGAAGGAACTGAGCACAAGCATGAAGCTCAACAGCCTAAAACAATTAATGTTAACGAATTTAAATAA
- the rpsI gene encoding 30S ribosomal protein S9, giving the protein MSIVHKIGRRKTAVARVYVKPGSGIITVNRKDAKEYFSTDVMVYKLNQPFILSETVGQYDVTVNVFGGGNTGQAEAIRLGISRALCEINAEFRLALKPAGLLTRDARMVERKKPGQKKARKRFQFSKR; this is encoded by the coding sequence ATGTCTATAGTTCACAAAATCGGAAGAAGAAAAACTGCTGTAGCTAGAGTTTATGTAAAGCCAGGTTCTGGAATCATTACAGTAAACCGTAAAGATGCTAAAGAATATTTCTCTACAGACGTGATGGTTTATAAATTGAACCAACCGTTTATCCTTTCTGAAACTGTTGGTCAGTATGACGTTACCGTAAATGTTTTCGGTGGTGGTAATACAGGTCAGGCAGAAGCTATCAGATTAGGTATTTCAAGAGCTTTATGTGAAATCAATGCTGAGTTCAGATTAGCTTTGAAGCCAGCTGGTTTACTTACAAGAGACGCAAGAATGGTGGAAAGAAAGAAGCCAGGTCAGAAAAAAGCAAGAAAGAGATTCCAATTCTCAAAACGTTAA
- the rpsB gene encoding 30S ribosomal protein S2, which yields MAKANVKDLLEAGVHFGHMTRKWNPNMAPYIFMEKNGIHIVDLHKTAVKLDEACSALEKLTSAGKKVLFVATKKQAKEVVAKHASELNMPYITERWPGGMLTNFVTIRKAVKKMNHIDKMKKDGTFETLSKKERLQVDRQRANLEKNLGSISDMVRLPSAIFVVDIMREHIAVTEAKKLGIPVFGIVDTNSDPRKVDFVIPGNDDASKSIDMILSVVSESIKDGQTQRKADKEKSKEEGEVVSADKDADFDSAE from the coding sequence ATGGCAAAAGCAAATGTAAAAGACCTTCTAGAGGCTGGTGTACACTTCGGTCACATGACTAGAAAGTGGAATCCAAATATGGCTCCATACATTTTTATGGAGAAAAATGGTATTCACATTGTAGACTTACATAAAACAGCAGTTAAATTGGATGAAGCTTGTAGCGCTTTAGAAAAATTAACTTCTGCAGGTAAAAAAGTTCTTTTCGTAGCGACTAAAAAGCAAGCGAAAGAAGTGGTTGCAAAACACGCTTCTGAACTTAATATGCCTTATATTACAGAAAGATGGCCGGGAGGTATGTTGACGAATTTCGTTACGATCAGAAAGGCTGTAAAGAAAATGAACCATATCGACAAAATGAAAAAAGACGGTACGTTCGAAACTTTATCTAAAAAAGAAAGATTACAGGTAGACAGACAAAGAGCTAACTTGGAGAAAAACTTAGGTTCTATCTCTGACATGGTTCGTCTTCCTTCTGCGATCTTCGTTGTAGATATCATGAGAGAACACATCGCTGTAACTGAAGCTAAGAAATTAGGTATTCCAGTTTTCGGTATTGTTGATACAAACTCTGACCCTAGAAAAGTTGATTTCGTTATCCCAGGAAACGATGATGCTTCTAAATCTATCGATATGATCTTGAGCGTTGTTTCAGAATCTATCAAAGATGGTCAGACTCAAAGAAAAGCTGATAAAGAAAAATCTAAAGAAGAAGGAGAAGTAGTATCTGCTGATAAAGATGCAGATTTCGACTCTGCTGAATAA
- a CDS encoding DUF6759 domain-containing protein: MRKLFPFIALIIFLNSCETAHYRTTNYPVRKSSPTTSNTGSSNTSATQTEIEYQALIKTYKSETAEVLTDLLNGSEDSQKTSITVENNSRCNMVLTISGNNYFKKIPIAANKIGSAMVLKNQNYNISGMICNSVYQKTKFVTSSYNITLSN; the protein is encoded by the coding sequence ATGAGAAAGCTTTTTCCTTTTATAGCTCTTATTATATTCCTGAATAGTTGCGAAACAGCTCATTACAGAACAACCAATTACCCTGTAAGAAAGTCCTCTCCTACCACTTCAAATACCGGAAGCAGCAATACTTCAGCAACTCAAACTGAAATAGAATATCAAGCGTTAATTAAGACTTATAAATCGGAAACAGCAGAAGTTTTAACAGATTTATTAAATGGCTCGGAAGACAGCCAGAAAACATCAATCACGGTAGAAAATAATTCCCGATGTAATATGGTTTTAACAATAAGCGGGAACAATTACTTTAAGAAAATCCCTATTGCGGCAAACAAAATCGGTTCGGCAATGGTATTAAAAAATCAGAACTACAACATCTCAGGGATGATCTGTAATTCGGTTTATCAGAAAACTAAATTTGTCACTTCTTCTTATAACATTACTCTTTCGAATTAA
- the trmB gene encoding tRNA (guanosine(46)-N7)-methyltransferase TrmB gives MGKNKLARFAENKILTNVIQPTREEALNGFELKGKWRTDFFKNDNPIVLELGCGKGEYSVGLARTFPEKNFIGIDIKGARFWFGAKEAIDNGMNNVAFLRSQIELVDNFFGENEVDEIWITFPDPQIKYRRTKHRLTHPDFLDRYKKFLKPGGIIHLKTDSEFLHGYTLGFLQGAGYEIITAHHDIYGAPEYDPNTPHLRDIRTYYEELFSSKGKTITYIKFRIN, from the coding sequence ATGGGTAAAAACAAACTAGCAAGATTCGCCGAAAACAAAATATTAACGAACGTTATTCAGCCAACAAGAGAAGAAGCCTTAAATGGTTTCGAGCTTAAAGGAAAGTGGAGAACAGACTTTTTTAAGAATGACAATCCCATTGTTCTGGAACTTGGTTGTGGAAAAGGAGAATATTCCGTAGGACTTGCGAGAACTTTTCCTGAGAAAAACTTTATCGGAATTGATATCAAAGGAGCGAGATTCTGGTTTGGAGCAAAGGAAGCGATTGATAACGGAATGAATAATGTTGCATTTCTAAGAAGTCAGATCGAGCTCGTAGATAACTTTTTTGGAGAAAATGAAGTAGATGAAATCTGGATTACATTTCCAGACCCACAGATCAAGTACAGACGTACCAAACACAGATTAACCCATCCTGATTTTTTAGACAGATATAAAAAATTCTTAAAACCCGGTGGAATTATCCATTTAAAAACAGACTCTGAATTCCTTCATGGCTATACTTTAGGATTCTTACAAGGTGCTGGTTATGAGATTATCACTGCTCATCACGACATTTACGGAGCACCGGAATATGATCCGAATACTCCGCATTTGAGGGACATTAGAACGTATTACGAAGAGCTGTTTTCTTCAAAAGGAAAGACAATTACTTATATTAAATTCAGAATTAATTAA
- a CDS encoding DUF6759 domain-containing protein yields MKKLLLFFSAILFINLSAQSKGKDYSEILKSKSIYEINAFLRDAHPDDPRRSVLKPRVMEMMKEYIKNAQPGDQKVRQMQDWLAMLKRRPSTKISFDEMNAIIKQKQIAKYQRELQTGKSAVVYIPSTPQNVYVAPAANTSATTSKPAVAIPDAEASEFNMLMAENPVEHKNKTVKILNSLFDNDPNAKECIVMIENKSDCNIIIRMEGIGITKYRLPVPAHGDNSIVVQKGDYLFTGIVCGAQYASQKTIQKPLMVALGSSAKK; encoded by the coding sequence ATGAAAAAGCTACTTCTATTCTTTAGCGCAATTTTATTTATCAATCTTTCAGCTCAGTCTAAAGGTAAAGACTACAGCGAAATTTTAAAAAGTAAAAGTATATATGAGATCAATGCATTTTTAAGAGATGCCCATCCCGACGATCCTAGAAGATCTGTTTTGAAACCCCGTGTGATGGAAATGATGAAAGAATATATCAAAAATGCACAACCGGGAGATCAAAAAGTAAGACAGATGCAGGATTGGCTTGCCATGTTGAAAAGAAGACCTTCTACAAAAATATCTTTTGACGAAATGAATGCTATCATAAAGCAAAAACAAATCGCAAAATATCAGAGGGAATTACAAACGGGAAAATCTGCGGTTGTTTATATCCCAAGTACTCCACAAAATGTTTATGTTGCTCCTGCAGCGAATACATCTGCGACTACTTCAAAACCTGCGGTTGCAATTCCCGATGCCGAAGCTTCAGAATTTAATATGTTAATGGCAGAAAATCCGGTTGAGCATAAAAATAAAACCGTGAAAATCTTAAATTCACTTTTTGATAACGATCCGAACGCGAAAGAATGTATTGTAATGATAGAAAACAAATCCGACTGTAATATCATCATAAGGATGGAGGGAATCGGGATTACAAAATACAGACTTCCTGTTCCCGCTCACGGCGACAATTCTATTGTAGTACAAAAAGGAGATTATCTATTTACCGGTATCGTTTGTGGTGCACAATACGCTTCACAAAAGACAATTCAGAAACCTTTGATGGTTGCTTTGGGAAGTTCTGCTAAGAAATAG
- a CDS encoding T9SS type B sorting domain-containing protein translates to MKKILSFLFIFYFFTSAFAQLDREHWFAPMVDRTGNPNPYQKLYLSTNRTTSFPVSIYNNNILIATVNISKGNPQKIDILRDYIITTQQADLFTPTTKGIYVKAEFPFYANLRFSVYNHAEIITSKGIPSTGKVFYAANAPITVNNSILNFMASILATEDNTTVTVSGYKPAVQFSNGTTGTTTPSMTFTLNKGQSYIIDGIGSNTGNFDGFIGAKIVANKNINVTNGNFNGQYAGNYPTSSDILMDQAVPVDRLGNEFALVKGNGSIGSNMEGALVVATENNTEVRVNNEVAPIATLNIGQYFVIPDSKYQLQGTNGHYNLYIRTSKNAYIYQILAGANTTGNEVATGGFNYIPALNCYLPKQINELGFIDENFVYSNGNPTGILNIPTKLNIITERGAVLTVNGGVPPAVTGPYDMTGTTNWVTYGIPNVTGTITIVSTKAIMGGINAGSDAVGYGGFFAGFPTQPVILKSGGDCVPGIVLTVDPIIYDTYQWYVGGVLIPGATNPSINPTQSGYYTCSVTMGSCAPLVTEQFKVLNCTKLTTATYDICTTKTITPTFTTSSQTPVPSTVAILTAPTLGTAVINATTGIITYTVTNPGTVGTDTFTYTFCGNNPDFPDCETVTVTINIQTLTVNNATLKVCDNGSGQGIFNLTTANVTGNSPVTITYYPSLLDAQNETPTALITTPTTYTATNGTIVYAVVKNTIGCKAIAQITLNLYPFATVISNYTGTFCDDNLDGIVNVVLSSITPIVLSNPTYFTGVRYYANLTDANAGNANTLPNNWSYTATTTIYIRVDSPDGCAPVIKPLIFTVGAKIPLIKTTFAVTMCDNDLDGTKIIDLLPYISQYTTDPLVTVTFHPTLADAQNNIAQIANPMNITGTQTIYIRFEKPGVCPNIASITITIKTPKHSLILVDKIICPKTLATLDAGPGFDSYLWSTGATTPSITNVPAGSYWVDLTFDGCTYRQNVNVIESSLPIITMIEINGTTVTIGVSGGTPPYEYSLDGVSWQNTNVFTNVPRGNHIVHVRDSNRCEEITRSFVIINLINTITPNTDGYNDAIDYSALMDNDNIQFRIFDRYGAEVFRGTPSNRFIWDGKITGRPVNTATYWYFISWTEFGGSTTVKYSSWLLVKNY, encoded by the coding sequence ATGAAGAAAATTCTATCTTTTTTATTTATATTTTATTTTTTCACCTCTGCGTTTGCTCAATTGGATAGGGAGCATTGGTTTGCGCCTATGGTAGACCGAACAGGAAACCCGAATCCATACCAAAAATTATATCTTTCTACCAACCGTACTACCTCATTTCCGGTAAGTATTTATAATAATAACATATTAATTGCTACTGTAAATATCAGTAAAGGTAACCCTCAAAAGATTGATATTTTACGGGATTATATTATTACAACACAACAAGCAGACCTTTTTACACCAACCACAAAAGGAATTTATGTAAAGGCAGAGTTTCCTTTTTATGCCAATTTAAGATTTTCTGTTTACAATCACGCGGAAATCATTACTTCAAAAGGAATTCCTTCTACCGGAAAAGTTTTCTATGCAGCCAATGCACCGATTACCGTGAACAATTCTATTTTAAACTTCATGGCGAGTATTTTGGCAACAGAAGATAATACAACCGTTACTGTTTCAGGATATAAACCTGCCGTCCAGTTTTCAAACGGAACCACAGGAACAACTACTCCGTCCATGACTTTTACTTTAAATAAAGGGCAATCCTACATTATTGACGGTATTGGAAGTAATACAGGAAACTTTGATGGCTTTATTGGAGCTAAAATTGTTGCTAACAAAAATATAAATGTCACCAACGGAAACTTCAACGGACAATATGCAGGAAATTATCCTACAAGTTCAGACATCCTTATGGATCAGGCCGTTCCGGTAGATAGATTAGGAAACGAATTTGCCTTAGTAAAAGGAAACGGAAGCATCGGCTCAAATATGGAAGGTGCTCTTGTTGTTGCTACGGAAAACAATACTGAAGTCCGGGTAAATAATGAAGTAGCTCCTATTGCAACATTAAATATCGGTCAATATTTTGTGATCCCAGATTCTAAGTATCAGCTTCAGGGAACTAATGGTCATTATAATTTATACATCAGAACTTCCAAGAATGCTTACATTTATCAGATTCTTGCAGGAGCAAATACCACAGGAAATGAAGTGGCAACAGGTGGTTTTAATTATATTCCGGCTCTAAACTGTTATTTACCAAAACAGATTAATGAACTTGGTTTTATTGATGAAAACTTTGTTTATTCTAATGGAAATCCGACAGGAATTCTAAATATTCCGACAAAATTAAATATCATCACTGAAAGAGGAGCTGTTCTGACTGTAAATGGAGGTGTTCCACCAGCAGTAACAGGACCTTACGATATGACCGGAACAACCAATTGGGTAACTTATGGAATTCCGAACGTAACGGGAACAATTACGATAGTTTCTACTAAAGCAATTATGGGAGGAATCAATGCGGGAAGTGATGCGGTAGGATATGGCGGCTTTTTTGCAGGATTTCCCACTCAGCCTGTAATTTTAAAATCCGGAGGAGATTGTGTTCCGGGAATCGTTCTTACGGTCGATCCTATTATTTATGATACTTATCAATGGTATGTTGGCGGGGTTTTAATTCCGGGAGCTACAAACCCTTCTATAAATCCAACACAATCAGGATACTATACATGTTCTGTAACTATGGGAAGCTGTGCTCCTTTGGTGACTGAACAGTTTAAAGTTTTAAACTGTACAAAACTCACTACAGCAACTTACGATATCTGTACAACAAAAACGATTACTCCGACATTTACGACTTCTTCACAAACACCTGTTCCTTCAACCGTAGCGATTCTTACTGCTCCCACCTTAGGCACAGCCGTCATAAATGCCACAACAGGTATCATCACCTATACTGTAACCAATCCTGGAACGGTAGGAACAGATACATTCACTTATACTTTCTGTGGAAATAATCCTGATTTTCCAGATTGTGAAACCGTAACTGTAACCATAAATATCCAGACTTTAACAGTAAATAATGCAACGCTAAAAGTTTGTGATAACGGATCGGGACAAGGTATATTTAATTTAACAACAGCAAATGTTACAGGCAACTCTCCTGTCACCATTACCTATTATCCTTCTCTACTGGATGCCCAAAATGAAACTCCCACGGCTTTAATTACAACTCCGACAACTTATACAGCAACAAACGGGACTATTGTATATGCCGTAGTAAAAAATACAATCGGATGTAAAGCTATTGCACAGATCACTCTTAATTTATACCCTTTTGCAACGGTAATCAGTAACTATACCGGAACATTTTGTGATGATAATTTGGATGGTATCGTGAACGTGGTTTTATCAAGTATTACTCCAATAGTTTTAAGTAATCCTACTTATTTTACAGGGGTAAGATATTATGCTAATTTAACGGATGCCAATGCCGGAAATGCCAACACACTTCCCAACAACTGGTCATATACAGCAACAACAACTATTTATATAAGAGTTGATTCCCCGGATGGTTGTGCACCAGTAATTAAACCATTGATATTTACAGTCGGAGCGAAAATTCCGTTGATAAAAACAACTTTCGCTGTTACGATGTGTGATAATGATCTGGATGGAACAAAAATAATCGATTTACTTCCATACATCAGCCAATATACAACTGATCCTTTGGTAACAGTAACCTTCCACCCTACTTTAGCAGATGCACAAAATAATATAGCTCAGATTGCTAACCCAATGAATATTACAGGAACTCAAACCATTTATATAAGATTTGAGAAACCTGGAGTTTGCCCAAACATAGCATCTATTACAATTACAATAAAAACACCTAAGCATTCTCTTATTTTAGTTGATAAAATTATCTGTCCTAAAACATTGGCAACATTGGATGCAGGACCGGGATTCGACAGCTATTTGTGGAGTACAGGGGCAACAACCCCATCCATTACGAATGTTCCTGCGGGAAGTTATTGGGTAGATCTTACTTTCGACGGCTGTACATACAGACAAAACGTTAACGTTATCGAATCTTCGCTTCCGATAATTACAATGATAGAAATCAACGGAACTACAGTTACTATAGGTGTTAGTGGCGGAACTCCTCCTTACGAATATTCTTTGGACGGGGTAAGCTGGCAAAACACAAATGTTTTTACCAATGTTCCGAGAGGAAATCATATCGTTCATGTTCGTGATTCTAACCGATGTGAAGAAATTACAAGATCTTTTGTAATCATCAACCTTATCAATACCATTACACCGAATACCGACGGATATAATGATGCAATAGATTATTCAGCATTAATGGATAATGATAACATTCAATTCAGGATTTTCGACAGATATGGTGCTGAGGTTTTCAGAGGAACACCTTCCAACAGATTTATCTGGGACGGAAAGATTACCGGAAGACCTGTAAATACAGCAACATACTGGTACTTCATAAGCTGGACAGAATTTGGCGGAAGTACGACTGTAAAATATTCAAGCTGGCTTTTGGTAAAAAATTATTGA